Within Parabacteroides pacaensis, the genomic segment GGCTAGGATTGTTTTTGTGGCTAACAGTATTGTCCTTATTTTTATATTATGCTATTAGAGAATTGCCCTTGTTACAAAAGCAACGGATTTTTATTTATTGGTTTTGTGCCCATGAACTTCTTACAGCTTTATTTATGTCTCAATTCAATATAGCTATTGCTGCTATTATTGTATTATCCTATGCTTTTATAGAAAAAGAAAAGGAACCGTATGCTGCTTTTTTAATCATGTTGGGTACTTTTGTAAAGTTATATGGTATTGTCGGATTAGCTTTTTTCTTTTTCTCCCGTCACAAAAAGAAATTTGTTTTTTATTGCATAGCATGGGCCGCCGTCTTGTTCGTTGCTCCTATGTTAATATCCGGCCCGGAATATGTATTGTCGCAATATCAGGAGTGGTTTGAACGGCTTCAAGTAAAAAACCAGTTAAATATGTTTGCCGACAAACAGAATATTTCTTTATTAGGGATGGTAAGAAAGATTTCAGGTTCCTCTTCTTATTCGGATCTTTGGTTAATTATCCCGGGATTAATAGCATTTGCTATCCCTTATTTAAGAATTAAACAATATAAATATCCTGCTTTTAGAAAAACTCTGCTTGCTTCTACACTAATGTTCGTTGTTTTATTTAGCACAGGAAGTGAATCCAGTACTTATATTATTCCCTTTATAGGTGTGGCTATCTGGTATGTCGTAGCACCTTGGAAACGGTCCAAATTAGACATAGGTTTGATGATCTTTGCTTTTATCTTGACTAGTATGTCTCCTTCCGACTTGTTTCCTAAATATTTGAAAGTGCATTATGTATTTCCTTATGCGCTTAAAGCATTTCCGTGTGTACTCATCTGGTTAAAGCTTTGTTTCGAAATGTATACGCGAGATTATAGGTTAGAGAAATAGGATAAAAAATTTCTTAAGGTGCATTTTCTATTACTTTCTTCCGAAATCTGCCGGTATTTCTCCCCATTCTGCCGTTTCCCATTTTCGGATGGAAGTGACATAGGTATTTTCATTCAACCATTTTTCTGCCCGGGCTATAAGATCGAAAATAGGTTCATTGGCAATTGTACGTGTCAGTAAAGTTTTACATTTTTTGTTTTTGACCCAGCCGATTGCATTCCGGCTATCCGAATAGATAGGTAAATCGCTTCCTTTTTGTTTAAGCAAGGCTAATCCGTGTACTAATGCAAGGAACTCTCCTATGTTATTCGTCCCTTCTTTTAATGGACCGATATGGAATATTTCTTCACCGGTAGCTGCATATACCCCTCTG encodes:
- a CDS encoding ribonuclease H1 domain-containing protein, whose product is MAKRKHYVVWKGKNPGVYDNWDDCKAQVEGETGAKYKAFTSWEEAVEAFEKGYENYQSTIPTIPTPFKQKASIGSPDLNSLAVDAACSGNPGNMEYRGVYAATGEEIFHIGPLKEGTNNIGEFLALVHGLALLKQKGSDLPIYSDSRNAIGWVKNKKCKTLLTRTIANEPIFDLIARAEKWLNENTYVTSIRKWETAEWGEIPADFGRK
- a CDS encoding glycosyltransferase family 87 protein yields the protein MDKMNRIRTFFSNPFFSNYHTLLGLWILLAIIAWVTKYFHDSYNNFLIFKYTFWHVIEKLPMFVPYPNEYMDVNHYGPVFSLVIAPFALSPLWLGLFLWLTVLSLFLYYAIRELPLLQKQRIFIYWFCAHELLTALFMSQFNIAIAAIIVLSYAFIEKEKEPYAAFLIMLGTFVKLYGIVGLAFFFFSRHKKKFVFYCIAWAAVLFVAPMLISGPEYVLSQYQEWFERLQVKNQLNMFADKQNISLLGMVRKISGSSSYSDLWLIIPGLIAFAIPYLRIKQYKYPAFRKTLLASTLMFVVLFSTGSESSTYIIPFIGVAIWYVVAPWKRSKLDIGLMIFAFILTSMSPSDLFPKYLKVHYVFPYALKAFPCVLIWLKLCFEMYTRDYRLEK